In the genome of Curtobacterium sp. MCLR17_036, the window GTGCTGCCGCAGGGCGAGTTCGCCCGCTTCCTCCGCTCCCCGGGCGAGGACCGCCGCAAGCTCCTGCAGTCGCTGTTCGGCACGCAGGTCTACGACCGCACGGCCGACGAGCTCGCAGCACGTCGGCGCGCCGTGCAGGCCGAGGTCGACGGCGCCGACGACCGCGTGCGCGACGCACTGAACCGCTTCGCGCAGGCCGCTGGCGTCGACGACGCCGACGAGGCCGTGGTCGAGCCCACCGTCCGCTCCCTGCGGGCCGCGTCGGACGCCGCCGAGGCCGAGCGGGTCGCTGCCGCTGCCGCCGCCGTGGCGGCCGTGGCGCACGAGCAGCAGGTCACCGCCAGGATCGCCGCGCGCGACCGCCGCGCCGAGCTCCTGCGTCGACGCACCGCACTCGACGATGACGCTCCCACGGTGGAGCGTGCGCGCGCGGCCGTGGCGGACGGCGAGCGGGCCGCGCGGGTCGCGGCGGTCGCCGACGGGCTCGACGCCGCCCGGGGCCGGGCGGACGACACCGCGACGGCGGCCGATCGCCTGCGCGACGAGCACGGGCTGGTCGACGACGCACCGGACGCCGTCGTGCAGCAGCGGGACACCCTGACGGACGACCTCGCCGCCGTGCGGCACCTGGTCGGCGTCGAGTCCAGTACCGCAGCCCGGCGCGACGCCGTCGCCGACGCGACCGCGACGGCGGAGCGGCTCGCGGCGCAGCTCGTGCAGCTCGACACCGCCCTCGACGCCCGTCCTGCCGAACGCGCGCGCATCGTCGAGGCCGCCCGCACCGCCGCGACGACCGCGGCCGACGCCGATCCCGCGGCGCACGAGGTCGCGCGGGTCCGCGGCCTCCGCGACGACCTCGCCGCCCGCGACCGTGCCGCAGTCCGCGTGGCCGACGCCGAACGGTCGGTCGCCGCCGCACGGGTCGCCGCGACGCGGGCCCTCGACGCCGAACGTGCGCTGCGCGAGCGTCGCATCGCCGGCCTCGCCGGCGAACTCGGTGCAGCGCTGACACCGGGCGACCCCTGCCCGGTGTGCGGATCGACGGCGCACCCCGCGGTCGCCGTCCCGCAGGACGACCACCCCTCGATCGCCGACGTCGACGCAGCGGCCGCGGCGACCCGTCGTGCCGACCAGCAGCTCGCCGACGCGGCCGCTGGTCTCGCCGTCGACCGCGCCGAGCACCAGCGCCTCGTCGGCGTCGTCGGCGCTCTCGACGAGGCCGGGATCGACGCCATGACGGCCGCGGCGGCCGAGCGGGTCCGGGCGGCGCGCGACGCGGCCGAGCTCGTGCTCCAGCACGAACGGCAGCGCGCCGAGCACGACACCCGCACCGGTGTGCTCGAACGGGAGCGCAACGACCTCGACGCCCGGCAGCGGCTCACGGCGGCGACGGCGGTGTCCGACGCCGAGCGCCTCGACGCCGACCTGCGCACCGTGCAGGACGCCCGCGAGCGTCTCGCTCCCCGCCTCGCCCCGGGTTCCGCCGTCGGACCCGACGACGCGCCGCTCCCGCTCGCGGCGGTGGTCGACCGGCTCGACGTCCGGCTCGCGGGCCTCCGCGCCGTGGTCGAGGCGGACGAGCGCGCCGCGCAGGCCGCACGGACGCTCGCCGAGCGCCGTGACGAGGTCGCACGCGTCCTGGCGGCACAGGGCTTCGACGACGTCGCCGGGGCCCGAGCCGCCCTGCTCGACGCCGACACCGCCGCGCGCCACCGGGCGGTCGTGGCCGCCGCCGACGCCGAGCGGGCCGTCGTGCAGGCAGGCCTGGCCGAGCCCGCGGTGGTCGCCGCGGCAGCGGACGACGCCGCACAGCTCGACCCGGACGGAGCGCGCGAGGCCCGCGCCGGTGCCGAGGCCACCCTGCAGGACGCCACCCGCGCCGCGGTGTCCGCCTCCGACCGAGCGGACGCCGTCGATCGGTGCGCCGCCGAACTCGACCGCGCCGTCCGGGCCCGTGACGACACCTCGGCGAGGAGCCGGGCCGTGGTCCGCCTCGCCGACGTCGCGAACGGGGTGTCATCGGTGAACCCGACGGGGATCACGCTCGGCACCTACGTGCTCATGCGCCGCTTCGAGGACGTCGTCGCCGCGGCGAACGACCGGCTGCGGGGCATGCTCGGCGGCCGCTTCACGCTCGAGACCTCGGACGAACGCGAGTCCGGGTCGCGCTCGCGCCGGACCGGTCTGGCGCTCGCCGTGCACGACCACACGACCGACACCGTGCGCGACCCGCGCAGCTTGTCCGGCGGCGAGACCTTCACGGTGTCGCTCTGTCTCGCGCTCGGACTCGCCGACGTCGTGCAGGCCGAGGCCGGCGGGGTCTCCCTCGGCACGCTGTTCGTCGACGAGGGCTTCGGGACACTCGACCCGGAGACCCTCGACGACGTCATCGGGCAGCTCTCGCGGCTGACCGCCGGTGGCCGCCAGGTGGGCATCGTCAGCCACGTCGAGGAACTCAAGCAGCGGATCCCGGAGCGCATCGCCGTCCGGCGCACCGCGGCGGGCGGGTCGCAGGTCACGACGACCGTCTGACGGGGGCGGGGCGCGGGGCGCGTCCCGCGGCGGCGCGCCCTGGCTCGCCCTGGTCCCGTCCTGCCCTGGCGCGCGGCGGTCCCGTCTCGCCTCGGTCTGCGGCGAGTGAGCAGAACACGCCGCGTGCGCTGGTCGCACCCGACATCGTCTGCTCACTGGATGCCGCTCGGGCGCCGGCGCCGGGCGCCGAGTGCCGACCCCCGGGCACCGAGCACCGAGCACCGAGCACCGAGCGCCGCCGGTGTCAGGGCGTCGGCGTCGTCTCGACCGTGCCGTCCGGCGGCGGCAGGATGTCGGCGGCGATCCAGGGGAACACCCACGTGAACAGCACGTACACGATCGCGGCGAGCAGGACGATCAGCTCGAGCACCTTGAGGACGGTCGGTCCGGGCAGGAGCCGCCACACCAGCGGGAAGATCATCGGGCGGTCTCCGCGAGTTCCTTCGGGGTGCCCTCGGAGGCGGGCATCCAGTAGTCGAGCTTGGCGTGGGTGACGAAGCGTTCCGCGGCGGACCACATCGGGTGGCACGCGGTGAGGGTGAGCCAGCGGTCCTTCGCGGAGGGTTCGACGCCGGGCTTGTTCGGGACCGGTGCGATGGTCTCGATGTGGTCCGGGGTGACGATCTGGCTGCCGGTGACCTTGTAGACGTACCAGACGTCGAACTTCTGCTTCGCGTCGGTGACCCGGACCACGACGGAGTCGCCCTTCTGCAGCTCGGCGATCTGGTTGAGCGGCTTGCCGTAGGTGACACGGTGTCCGGCGACGGCGAAGTTGCCCGGGGCGCCGGGCATCGCGGTGTCCTGGTAGTGCCCGAGGCCGATGGTGTTCAGCACGCGTTCGCGGTCGGTGCCCTCGCCGATGGGGCGGTTGTAGTCCTTGCCGAAGCGGGGGATCTGCATGGTGCCGAACACGTCGGTGACGTCCGGCGGTTCGGCGAGGACGGGGGCGGTGCCGCGGTGTTCGGTGCCGACCTCGTCGGGGGTCTTCAGCTGGTCGAGGCCCTGCACGAGCTTGGTCTGCTCGTTGACGGCGACGACGTCCGTCCACCAGGCGGTCCACACCACGTACAGGCCGGTTCCGGCGCCGGCGATGATGAGCAGCTCGGCGATCAAGGACACGATCGCGCCGCCCACGGTCTGACGACGCCGTGCGGGTCGTCCGGAGCGTGCGCCGCGTGCGTCGTCCCGTGCGCTGCGGCGCGACGGCAGAGTGTCGTGTGCGGTCACGGGGCTCCTGATCGGATGGTGGTCGGACAGGTCTATCAGATCACGGCGGCGGCCCGGTGACGACGTTCTCCACACCCCCGTTACGGTGAGGGCATGGAGTACCGCACCCGGCCGTTCCGCCCGGACGACACCGAGTCGGTCGTCGCCCTCTGGGAGTCGTGCGGTCTCGTCCGTCCGTGGAACGACCCGCGCCGGGACATCGAGCGGAAGCGCACGGTGCAGCCCGAGCTGTTCCTCGTCGTCGAGCGAGCGGACACCGGGCCGGCCGATGCCGGACGACCGGCCAACAGCCCAGCGGACGCCGGGCGAGCGGACACCAGCCGAGCGGCCACCGCGCCGTCCGGGTCGATGATCGTCGCCGCGGGCATGGCCGGGTTCGACGGGCACCGTGGCTGGGTGAACTACCTCGCCGTGCAGCCCGACCTGCAGGGGTCCGGGCTCGGTCGGGGCCTCATGGCGGAGTTCGAACGGCTGCTCACGGACCGGGGCTGCCCGAAGGTCAACCTGCAGGTGCGCGCGGGCAACGAGCAGGTCATCCGGTTCTACGAGTCCCTCGGCTACGCCCCCGACCACGCGGTGTCGCTCGGCAAGCGCCTCATCCCCGACGACTGACCCGTCCGGCGCCCGGCGCCCGCACGGCTCGCGCCCCGGCCCGCCCGGTACCCTGCTCGGCGTGAGCGTTCCCTACCACCGCCTGCCCCGCGTCGACGCACGCTGGAGGTGGTGGCGCCCCCTCGTCGCCCTCGCCTTCCTGGCTGGGTGGTACCTCGTCTCGCAGGTCCTCATCGCGGTCGCGTTCTTCGTGCCGATCGGGGCGACACAGGGTGCCCAGGGGCTCATCGACCTGCAGGACGACCTGGCCGGCGGGGCGCTCGACCCCACCGACCCGCTCATCCTGTCGCTCTCGCTCGTCTCGCTCGTGGTCCTGCTGCCGGGCATCCTGCTCGCGGTGCGGGTCGCCCGCGTCGGCTCGGCCGGCATCCTGTCCTCGGCGCGCTTCCGGGTGCGCTGGGCCTGGACGGCCTGGTGCCTGCTGCCGACGCTCGTCATCGCGGCGATCATGTTCGTGGTGCAGACCGGCCTGTTCTGGGACGGCGGCATGATCACGACCGACGGTGGCTTCGCGTGGAACCACGACGCGATCGGACAGTCGACCGTCTCCCTCGGCACGCTGACCCTGACGCTGGTGCTCGTCGTCGCGCTCGTGCCGTTCCAGGGCGCCGCCGAGGAGTACATCTTCCGCGGCTTCCTCATGCAGACCATCGGCTCGTGGATCCCGTGGCGGGTCGGCGGGACCGTCATCGCGGTCGCGGTCTCGACCGTCGTGTTCGCCGTGCTGCACATCCCGAACGGCTACAACATCTGGGGCATCCTGGACGTCGGTTCGTTCGGCCTCATCGCCGCGATCATCGTCCTGCGCACCGGCGGGCTCGAGGCGACCGTCCTGCAGCACGCCTTCAACAACATCATGATCTTCGTGCTCCAGGCGCCGGGCTGGTCCGGGATCGACCTGTCGTCCGACGACGCGAACGGCACCCCGGGCGGGTGGCTCGTCACCCTCGGCACGTCGCTCCTGTTCTGGGGCATGGTCGAACTGCTCGCGCGGTGGCGTCGACTCGACCGCCGCTTCGCGGGCGCCGAGTCGCCCCGCTTCCGTGGCCCCGTGCCGGTCTGGGCAGGCGGACGCACGTGGCTCCGGCCAGGAGGCACGGGCTGGCAGGCCGCGCCGGCCGGACCCGGCCAGGCGGTCACCGCCACCGCCCCTGCCGCGTCCGACGAGGACGGCACGGGCAGCGATCCCGTCGCTGTGGACAAGCCCCAGGGTGTCGCCGGTCGCCCGTAGGCTCGTCCCATGAGCACCACGCCCGCGCCCGCCGCCGTGTCTGCTTCCCGTGGCGCTGCACTCGACGTGCTGCACCGGGTCTGGGGGTACGACGACTTCCGCGGCGAGCAGGCCGCCATCATCGACCAGGTGGTGTCCGGTGGCGACGCCCTCGTGCTCATGCCGACCGGTGGCGGCAAGTCGCTCTGCTACCAGGTGCCCGCCCTCGTGCGCGACGGCGTCGGGGTCGTGGTGTCGCCGCTCATCGCGCTCATGCAGGACCAGGTCGACGCCCTCGCCGCGAACGGCGTGCGTGCCGCGTTCCTCAACTCGACGCAGGGTCCCGACGAGCGTGCCCGGGTCGAGCGCGCGGTCGTGCAGGGCGAGGTCGACATGCTCTACCTGGCGCCCGAGCGGCTCCGGCTCGAGTCCACCCGCGCGCTGCTCGACCGCGCCCGCGTCGCGCTGTTCGCCATCGACGAGGCGCACTGCGTCGCCCAGTGGGGGCACGACTTCCGGCCGGACTACCTCGAACTCAGCGTCCTGCACGAGCGCTGGCCGACGGTGCCGCGCATCGCCCTGACCGCCACGGCGACCCCGCAGACCCACCGCGAGATCTCCGGGCGGCTCGGCCTCGACGACGCCGCGCACTTCGTCGCCGACTTCGACCGACCGAACATCCAGTACCGCATCGAACCGAAGACCGGTGCGTTGCAGCAGCTGCTGACCTTCATCCGGACCGAGCACAGCGGCGACTCGGGCATCGTGTACTGCCTGTCCCGCAACTCGGTGGAGCGCACCGCCACGGCGCTCGCGGAGCAGGGCATCCAGGCTCTGCCGTACCACGCCGGCCTCGACGCGCGGGTCCGTGCGCGCAACCAGTCGACCTTCCTGCGCGAGGACGGCATCGTCATGGTCGCCACCATCGCGTTCGGCATGGGCATCGACAAGCCCGACGTCCGCTTCGTGGCGCACCTCGACCTGCCCAAGTCGGTCGAGGGCTACTACCAGGAGACCGGTCGCGCCGGGCGCGACGGACTGCCGTCGACGGCGTGGCTCGCCTACGGTCTCAACGACGTGGTGCAGCAGCGCCGCATGATCGACCAGTCCGACGGCGACGCCGCGCACCGCCGGCAGCTCAGCGCCCACCTCGACGCCATGCTCAGCCTGTGCGAGACGATCGAGTGCCGTCGCGTGCGTCTGCTCGCCTACTTCGGGCAGGAGAGCACGGCGTGCGGCAACTGCGACACGTGCATCGCACCGCCTGAGTCGTGGGACGGCACCGTCCCCGCGCAGAAGCTCCTGTCCACCGTCGTCCGCCTCGAACGTGAGCGCGGCCAGCGGTACGGCGTCGCGCACCTCGTCGACATCCTCGTCGGCAAGCAGTCGCCCCGCGTCCAAGAGCTCCGCCACGACTCCCTGGCGACCTTCGGCATCGGGTCCGACCTTTCCGAAGGCGAGTGGCGCGCGGTCGCCCGGCAGTTGCTCGCCCAGGGCTACGCCGCGGTGTCGGGCGACGGCTTCGGCACCGTGGTCCTCAGTCCGACGAGTGCCGAGGTCCTGACCGGCAAGGTCCAGGTGCGGATGCGCCGCGACCCCGTGAAGGCCCCGCGCGCAGGCCGAAGCAGCCGGCGGACCGTCGTCACCGACATGCCGCAGGAAGCCGTCGGCCTGTTCGAGGCCCTGCGTGCCTGGCGTGCGGCACAGGCCCGTGAGCAGGGCGTGCCCGCCTACGTGGTCTTCAACGACGCCACGCTGCGCGGCATCGCCGCCGTCCGCCCGAGCGACGTCGACCAGCTCGCCGAGATCTCCGGCGTGGGTGCGGCGAAGCTCGAGCACTACGGACGCGCCGTGCTCGACGTCGTCGCCGCAGCGGACTGACCTCGTCGGTCGCAGTCCATGCCCGTCCGGGCATGTGCCCCGGCGCAGGCTGATTACACTCGGAACCCCGCTGCCACGAGGAGGTCCGGTGTCCGGTTCGACGAAGTTCGCCACCGTGTTGAGCCGCGCCGTCGTGACGCCGCTGGCCCGCCTGCTCTGGCGCCCGCGGATCATCGGCCGCCGCAACGTCCCCCGCCGCGGTCCCGTCATCCTGGCGAGCAACCACCGCTCGTTCATCGACTCCCCGGCGATCACGCTCATGGCACCGCGCAAGGTCTCGTTCCTGGCGAAGCAGGAGTACTTCACCGGGACGGGGTTCCGCGGTGCGGTGTCGCGGTCGTTCTTCGGCGGCATCGGCGCGATCGGCGTGCAGCGCGGCGCGGGGGCGGCGGCACAGCAGGCACTCGACCTCGGCCTCGAGCGGCTGCGCGAGGGCGAGGCCTTCGCGATCTACCCGGAGGGCACGCGGTCCCTGGACGGCCGCCTGTACAAGGGCCGGACGGGCGTGGCCTGGCTCGCGCTGACGAGCGGCGCCCCCGTGGTGCCGGTCGCGCTCACCGGGACCGAGCACGTCCAACCCGTCGGCTCGCGCATGCCGAAGCTCGCGAAGGTCACGATCGAGTTCGGGGAGCCGCTCGACCTCTCCACGTTCGGCGAGGCGTCGTCCGGCCGCGCGCGGCGTCACGCGACCGACGCCGTGATGGCCGCGATCCAGGAGCTCAGCGGGCAGGAGCCGGCGAACGCCTACAACAACCCGCCGGCGACGACGATCGTCGAGCGGGTGCGGCGGGTGCTCCAGCCGGACGACCCGAACGTGGCCGCGGTCGACCCCGACTGATCCCGACCGCTGCTGCACTATTGCACATCTGAAATATTACTGGTTGAATGACGGGCGTGCCGATCGGCACACCTCCCGTCAGCGGCTCGCCCGATCCCGAGCCGCGCCCCTCGACCAGATCGGATGGCCAGCAGCATGTCCTCCACCCCGCTCTTCGACTCGATCGCCCACCGGCACGACCACCCGCAGACGGGCGGTGCCCCGTCACGGCCGCAGCCGGCTGCCGCGCCGACGTCGCCGCTCTCCGCCCCGGTTCGCGCCGGGGACTCGACGCTCGTCCCCGCAGCGCTCGTCGCGGCGATCGACGGCATCCCGGAGCGGGTGTCCTCGACCATCGCGACCGAGCTCACCGTCCGGCCCGAGCAACTCGTGCTCGTCGAGACCGTCGCCGATGCCATCACCCGCGCGATCGTCGACGCCGTCGTCACCGAGCTCGACCGGATCGCCAGCGACGGCGTCGTCCGCGTCTGACCGCGGAGCCGACCGCACGATGTCCACGACCCCCGACGGCCTGCCGCTGCGCCCGCGCGGTGCCGAGCGGCGGGCCGCGAACAGGACCACGGCGTCCCCGGCCCGAGCTGCACGGCACCGGGTCCGGCGGGACGCCTCCCGAACCGCCGGGGTGGCGGTGTCCCCTCCCGTCACCCCGGCTTCCACCCCACCCGGGCGCAACGCGCCGGCTCCCGTGACGTCCTGCTTCCGCGGGCCGCTCCGGCGCACGCTCCCGGTCTCGGCTGCCGCCGCCCTCGCCTGCCTGTTCGTCACGGTCGGGTCCCCGCAGACCGCGGTGGCGGCCACCGACCAGCAGGCGCCCTCGATGCACCTCGTGCAGACCTTCGTCGCCGACGGTGCTGGCCGCACCAGTGCGGACCGCGACGGTTTCTCCGTCGTCGGTGCGCCCGGGGTCTCGGTCCGCTCCGCGCCGGGTGGGCCAGCGATCGCCGCACGCCCCACCGTCGGCACCGTCCCCGCGGCCGGCGGGTTCGGGTCGCGGTGGGTCGCCGGGTGCGCGGCCTGCTCGACGGTCCACCAGGGCATCGACTTCACGGCGCCCACGGGCACCACCGTGGTGGCCGCCCTGCCCGGTCACGTCGCGTCCGCCGGGCCGCTCGGCGGCTACGGCAACCAGGTCGTCGTGCAGCACGAGGACGGCCTGCAGACCCGCTACGGGCACCTGTCCGCGATCGACGTGCGCGCCGGCCAGCAGCTCGCCGCCGGCCAGCGGCTCGGCGCGGTCGGCAGCACCGGCGTCTCGACCGGTCCGCACCTGCACTTCGAGGTCATCGTCGCGGGCTCCCCGGTCGACCCGGCGGTCTGGTTGCGGGACCGCGGGCTGCTCTAGCCCGCGACCGTTCGCCGAGCACCGCCCCGGTCCGGCGCGCGTACCGTCTGACCGGCCGTGGCACGAGCGTCGCGGCAGGACGGAGACGCACGTGCGAGTGACGGTGTTGGGGACGGGAGCGATGGGGGCCGGGGTCGCGGGGTCGCTGCTCCGCGAGGGCCACGAGGTCACGGTCTGGAACCGGAGCGCGGACAAGGCCGCTCCGCTCGGCGACCGGGGAGCCGTCGTCGCCGACGACCCCGGCAGTGCCGTCGAGCGCGCCGAGGTCGTGCTGCTGACGCTCTTCGACACCGACGCGGTCGTCGACGTGCTCGAGCAGGCCGCCGGCGAGGCGCCGACCGACGCCGTGTGGGTGCAGTGCTCGACGGTCGGGGTCGCCGGCACCGAGACGATCGTGCAGCTCGCCGCGAAGTACGGCATCACCCTGGTCGAGGCGATGATGCTCGGCACGAAGGCCCCGGCGGAGCAGGGCACGCTGACGATGCTCGCGGCGGGACCCTCGGACGTGCTCGACCGGGTCGACCCCGTGCTCGACGCCGTCGGCGCGAAGACGGTCCGTGCCGGGGATGCCGTCGGAGCCGGCACCGCACTGAAGCTCGCCGCGAACGCCTGGATCGCCTCCATCACCGCGGCCACCGGGCAGTCGCTCGCGGTCGCGCGGGGGCTCGGGTTGGATCCGGCGCTCTTCCTCGAGGCCATCGACGGCAGCGCGAGCGACTCGGCGTACGCCCACACGAAGGGTGCGGCGATGCTCGAGGGGGCGTTCCCGGCGCAGTTCGCGCTGGACGGGCTCCGGAAGGACATCGGGCTCATCACCGAGGCCGCGCGTGACGCCGGTGTCTCCACCACGGTGCTCGAGGCGCTCGGCCGCGTCTACGCGGACGCGAGTGCCGCGGGGCACGGCGGCGACGACATCGCGGCGGTCGGCACCGCGTTCTGACCCGGGCCTCGCTCAGCTCCGGCGGAAGAGCTCCCGCAGACGCTTCGCGAGCCGTCCGACGGCCTCGTCGTTCATCGTGTTCGCGAGGTCGAAGGCCTCGCGGGTGGGATCCGCCCCGCGCTCGATCCGCCGGAGCGCCGCCTCGGCTCGGGCGCGCGCGTCGAGCTCGGCGAGCGGCATGTCGTCCTCGGGGTCGTGCGTGCGGCGAGGCTCCATGGAGAGCAGGTTACGCGCGCGAGGCGTGGTCGCCCGTGTCGGCGTCCTCGACCACGCGCACCATCTCGTCGAGGAACTCCACGACGACCGCCATCTCGTCGACGGGCAGGTGCTCGGTGACCTCGAGCGCGCGGTTGTCGAGCTCCTCGATCACCCGCAGGGCGTCCCGCATCGAGGTACCGGTGGCGGTCAGGATGACCCCGCGACGGTCGTTCGGGTCCGGGTGTCGTTCGACGTGGCCGCTGCGGACGAGCCGGTCGACCAGGGCGGAGGTCGACGCGGCGGTGATCTCGAGCCGCTCGGCCAGGTCCTTCGCGTTCATCGACCGGCCTTCGTGCTCGGCGTCGATGAGGATGCGGAGCGCGAGCAGTGCGTTCTCGCCGATGCCCAGCGCCTCTCGCGCACGGCGCTGCGCCGCGCTCTCGGCGCTGCGGTAGCGGCGGAGCGCGTTCAACACGTCGACAGCGGCGACCCCGGAGTCCTTGTACCAGTACCCCGCGGTGCCGGTCATCACCTCGGACGTCATGGTTCAATGCTAGACGCTCTAGTTAGATTGTCTAGCGAGCGCGGGCTCGGGACAGCCGCAACACCCGTGACGCGGTCCGGAAACACTCCCGCAACGCCCACTCGTTAGGTTCTGGGCATGCAGGAGCAGCCGTGCTGAGCCGTCTCGCGGGCAACGTCTTCCACGTGGGGAGCGCGGTCGAGCGGACCGACGTCGTCGCCCGGTTGCTCGACGTGTACGTCGCGCGTCGCGAACCCGGCACCGTCGAGGACGACCGGCTCGTCGCGGCCGAGCTCCGGTCGGTGGTGGGCGCCGCCGGTCCCGGAGACGACGCCGACCGCGCGACGACGATCGACGGTCTGGCGCTCGACCGGCACGAACCCGCCTCGATCGCGGCCGCCGTGGCGGTCGCGCGCGACCACGCCCGCCGCGCGCGCGAGGTCGTCTCGAGCGAACTCTGGGACTGCCTCGACGTCACCCGGTCGCGGATGCCCCGGAAGGTCGCGCCGGACCGGGCGCACGAGTTCCTGTCGTGGGTGCGCGAGCGCAGTGCCCTGGCGATCGGGGTGGTCGAGGGCGACGCCAGCCGCGACGAGGTGTGGGAGTTCTTCACGCTCGGTCGCTCGCTCACCCGGTGCGCGTCGACGGCGCGGTTGCTCGCCTCGGGGCTGATCGCGTCGGGGGAGATCACCTCGTGGGCGACGGCGCTCCGGGCCTGCGGCGCGGGG includes:
- the recQ gene encoding DNA helicase RecQ, encoding MSTTPAPAAVSASRGAALDVLHRVWGYDDFRGEQAAIIDQVVSGGDALVLMPTGGGKSLCYQVPALVRDGVGVVVSPLIALMQDQVDALAANGVRAAFLNSTQGPDERARVERAVVQGEVDMLYLAPERLRLESTRALLDRARVALFAIDEAHCVAQWGHDFRPDYLELSVLHERWPTVPRIALTATATPQTHREISGRLGLDDAAHFVADFDRPNIQYRIEPKTGALQQLLTFIRTEHSGDSGIVYCLSRNSVERTATALAEQGIQALPYHAGLDARVRARNQSTFLREDGIVMVATIAFGMGIDKPDVRFVAHLDLPKSVEGYYQETGRAGRDGLPSTAWLAYGLNDVVQQRRMIDQSDGDAAHRRQLSAHLDAMLSLCETIECRRVRLLAYFGQESTACGNCDTCIAPPESWDGTVPAQKLLSTVVRLERERGQRYGVAHLVDILVGKQSPRVQELRHDSLATFGIGSDLSEGEWRAVARQLLAQGYAAVSGDGFGTVVLSPTSAEVLTGKVQVRMRRDPVKAPRAGRSSRRTVVTDMPQEAVGLFEALRAWRAAQAREQGVPAYVVFNDATLRGIAAVRPSDVDQLAEISGVGAAKLEHYGRAVLDVVAAAD
- a CDS encoding class E sortase, whose product is MSLIAELLIIAGAGTGLYVVWTAWWTDVVAVNEQTKLVQGLDQLKTPDEVGTEHRGTAPVLAEPPDVTDVFGTMQIPRFGKDYNRPIGEGTDRERVLNTIGLGHYQDTAMPGAPGNFAVAGHRVTYGKPLNQIAELQKGDSVVVRVTDAKQKFDVWYVYKVTGSQIVTPDHIETIAPVPNKPGVEPSAKDRWLTLTACHPMWSAAERFVTHAKLDYWMPASEGTPKELAETAR
- a CDS encoding lysophospholipid acyltransferase family protein → MSGSTKFATVLSRAVVTPLARLLWRPRIIGRRNVPRRGPVILASNHRSFIDSPAITLMAPRKVSFLAKQEYFTGTGFRGAVSRSFFGGIGAIGVQRGAGAAAQQALDLGLERLREGEAFAIYPEGTRSLDGRLYKGRTGVAWLALTSGAPVVPVALTGTEHVQPVGSRMPKLAKVTIEFGEPLDLSTFGEASSGRARRHATDAVMAAIQELSGQEPANAYNNPPATTIVERVRRVLQPDDPNVAAVDPD
- a CDS encoding NAD(P)-dependent oxidoreductase, which gives rise to MRVTVLGTGAMGAGVAGSLLREGHEVTVWNRSADKAAPLGDRGAVVADDPGSAVERAEVVLLTLFDTDAVVDVLEQAAGEAPTDAVWVQCSTVGVAGTETIVQLAAKYGITLVEAMMLGTKAPAEQGTLTMLAAGPSDVLDRVDPVLDAVGAKTVRAGDAVGAGTALKLAANAWIASITAATGQSLAVARGLGLDPALFLEAIDGSASDSAYAHTKGAAMLEGAFPAQFALDGLRKDIGLITEAARDAGVSTTVLEALGRVYADASAAGHGGDDIAAVGTAF
- a CDS encoding CPBP family intramembrane glutamic endopeptidase, producing MSVPYHRLPRVDARWRWWRPLVALAFLAGWYLVSQVLIAVAFFVPIGATQGAQGLIDLQDDLAGGALDPTDPLILSLSLVSLVVLLPGILLAVRVARVGSAGILSSARFRVRWAWTAWCLLPTLVIAAIMFVVQTGLFWDGGMITTDGGFAWNHDAIGQSTVSLGTLTLTLVLVVALVPFQGAAEEYIFRGFLMQTIGSWIPWRVGGTVIAVAVSTVVFAVLHIPNGYNIWGILDVGSFGLIAAIIVLRTGGLEATVLQHAFNNIMIFVLQAPGWSGIDLSSDDANGTPGGWLVTLGTSLLFWGMVELLARWRRLDRRFAGAESPRFRGPVPVWAGGRTWLRPGGTGWQAAPAGPGQAVTATAPAASDEDGTGSDPVAVDKPQGVAGRP
- a CDS encoding GNAT family N-acetyltransferase — translated: MEYRTRPFRPDDTESVVALWESCGLVRPWNDPRRDIERKRTVQPELFLVVERADTGPADAGRPANSPADAGRADTSRAATAPSGSMIVAAGMAGFDGHRGWVNYLAVQPDLQGSGLGRGLMAEFERLLTDRGCPKVNLQVRAGNEQVIRFYESLGYAPDHAVSLGKRLIPDD
- a CDS encoding M23 family metallopeptidase, with the protein product MTSCFRGPLRRTLPVSAAAALACLFVTVGSPQTAVAATDQQAPSMHLVQTFVADGAGRTSADRDGFSVVGAPGVSVRSAPGGPAIAARPTVGTVPAAGGFGSRWVAGCAACSTVHQGIDFTAPTGTTVVAALPGHVASAGPLGGYGNQVVVQHEDGLQTRYGHLSAIDVRAGQQLAAGQRLGAVGSTGVSTGPHLHFEVIVAGSPVDPAVWLRDRGLL
- a CDS encoding MarR family transcriptional regulator, with translation MTSEVMTGTAGYWYKDSGVAAVDVLNALRRYRSAESAAQRRAREALGIGENALLALRILIDAEHEGRSMNAKDLAERLEITAASTSALVDRLVRSGHVERHPDPNDRRGVILTATGTSMRDALRVIEELDNRALEVTEHLPVDEMAVVVEFLDEMVRVVEDADTGDHASRA
- a CDS encoding SMC family ATPase, with amino-acid sequence MYLHRLDLRAIGPYPDLVSIDFAALAASGVFLLEGPTGSGKSTIIDAVVFALYGGLAGSDASSDRLHSQHADPAVEPFVELVFETGAGVFRVRRTPQYDRPKQRGTGTVKQQASAQLFRLAGPADVAGEPVSSRIPEIGLEITRAVGLDRAQFLQTVVLPQGEFARFLRSPGEDRRKLLQSLFGTQVYDRTADELAARRRAVQAEVDGADDRVRDALNRFAQAAGVDDADEAVVEPTVRSLRAASDAAEAERVAAAAAAVAAVAHEQQVTARIAARDRRAELLRRRTALDDDAPTVERARAAVADGERAARVAAVADGLDAARGRADDTATAADRLRDEHGLVDDAPDAVVQQRDTLTDDLAAVRHLVGVESSTAARRDAVADATATAERLAAQLVQLDTALDARPAERARIVEAARTAATTAADADPAAHEVARVRGLRDDLAARDRAAVRVADAERSVAAARVAATRALDAERALRERRIAGLAGELGAALTPGDPCPVCGSTAHPAVAVPQDDHPSIADVDAAAAATRRADQQLADAAAGLAVDRAEHQRLVGVVGALDEAGIDAMTAAAAERVRAARDAAELVLQHERQRAEHDTRTGVLERERNDLDARQRLTAATAVSDAERLDADLRTVQDARERLAPRLAPGSAVGPDDAPLPLAAVVDRLDVRLAGLRAVVEADERAAQAARTLAERRDEVARVLAAQGFDDVAGARAALLDADTAARHRAVVAAADAERAVVQAGLAEPAVVAAAADDAAQLDPDGAREARAGAEATLQDATRAAVSASDRADAVDRCAAELDRAVRARDDTSARSRAVVRLADVANGVSSVNPTGITLGTYVLMRRFEDVVAAANDRLRGMLGGRFTLETSDERESGSRSRRTGLALAVHDHTTDTVRDPRSLSGGETFTVSLCLALGLADVVQAEAGGVSLGTLFVDEGFGTLDPETLDDVIGQLSRLTAGGRQVGIVSHVEELKQRIPERIAVRRTAAGGSQVTTTV